A single region of the Salvia miltiorrhiza cultivar Shanhuang (shh) chromosome 8, IMPLAD_Smil_shh, whole genome shotgun sequence genome encodes:
- the LOC131001390 gene encoding MICOS complex subunit MIC60, mitochondrial-like isoform X2 produces MYWKIPSYLSSRRAFSVSQKNGPKKLDPGSNVPEPQSRVPKILAGGLALGSVLLAAYYYGALDEYIGRQKESIREYTNAGIGDKATEAFPGQKGTYNQPSGFSTIISGSSSGQSGESSTLVDHAKQDTETHADSIKTEEDKSFQEKVATVQTPVNVDHVERRDIPSVPQSSFSSDDETGKPAEESFDLKGGGLGADEPQHKAIETTTTVTSAENTFPDTEIKSVQREPTTTDNIQEVVQGDILQKSDSLLGDYLLSDNSEEFASSSSNNHKDTSSTAEDARGGGYITNDGKLIIDFLQAIHAAEERQAEMDARSFTEEKRAMKEKYEKELKDARVRELMYAEREAILDKELTKERVKAAVALKSLQEKLEEQLKTELEQKEMEMEQRLKEMQDMAKAELAAAIASEKASQIEKMAEANLHINALCMAFYARSEEARQSHSAHKLALGALALEDALSKGLPIEKEVQTVRDHLEDIDKDSLIPLVLSSLPEDTKKYGTDTLSQLNHKFDAMKGTLRHFSLIPPGGGGILSHSLAQVASWLKVKEADESGEGVESLINRVDILLAQGKLCEAADILEKGVRGSQAAEVVTDWVRRARERAITEQALTVLQSYATSISLT; encoded by the exons ATGTATTGGAAG ATACCTTCATATCTTTCTTCCAGAAGGGCATTTTCTGTTTCTCAGAAAAATGGACCAAAAAAGCTTGATCCAGGAAGCAACGTCCCTGAACCTCAGAGTCGTGTACCAAAGATTCTCGCTGGAGGCCTTGCATTGGGTTCTGTTCTCCTGGCTGCGTACTATTATGGTGCTCTTGATGAGTATATTGGGAGGCAGAAGGAAAGCATCAGGGAATACACCAATGCTGGGATTGGTGATAAGGCTACAGAGGCATTTCCAGGACAAAAAGGCACATACAATCAACCTAGTGGATTTAGTACCATAATTTCTGGGAGCAGCTCAGGGCAATCAGGTGAATCAAGTACCCTTGTAGACCATGCCAAGCAAGATACTGAAACACATGCAGACTCGATTAAAACTGAAGAAGATAAAAGTTTTCAAGAAAAAGTTGCTACTGTTCAGACACCAGTGAATGTCGATCACGTTGAACGGAGAGATATTCCTAGTGTTCCTCAGAGCAGCTTTTCATCTGATGATGAAACTGGTAAACCAGCTGAAGAAAGTTTTGATCTGAAGGGCGGGGGGTTGGGAGCTGATGAGCCACAGCACAAGGCAATTGAGACCACAACCACTGTTACTTCAGCTGAAAATACTTTTCCTGACACTGAAATAAAGTCTGTACAAAGAGAGCCAACCACAACCGACAACATACAAGAG GTTGTCCAGGGCGATATATTGCAAAAATCTGATTCCCTCCTCGGCGATTATCTTTTAAGTGACAATTCTGAAGAATTTGCTTCATCTTCATCCAACAATCATAAG GATACTAGCTCCACAGCAGAAGATGCCCGCGGTGGTGGTTACATAACAAATGATGGAAAACTGATTATTGACTTCTTGCAAGCCATACATGCTGCTGAGGAAAGACAAGCAGAGATGGATGCTCGTTCTTTCACAGAAGAGAAGAGAGCTATGAAG GAGAAATATGAAAAGGAACTTAAGGATGCAAGGGTCAGGGAACTCATGTATGCTGAGAGGGAAGCCATTTTGGATAAG GAATTAACAAAAGAACGAGTTAAAGCAGCTGTTGCTCTCAAATCACTTCAAGAAAAATTAGAAGAACAGCTCAAAACAGAACTCGAGCAGAAG GAAatggaaatggaacaaagactCAAGGAAATGCAAGATATGGCTAAAGCTGAACTGGCTGCGGCAATTGCAAGTGAGAAGGCTTCCCAGATTGAGAAAATGGCTGAAGCCAATCTTCAT ATAAATGCTTTGTGCATGGCATTTTATGCACGCTCTGAAGAAGCTCGCCAGAGTCATTCTGCGCACAAGCTTGCTCTG GGTGCATTGGCATTGGAGGATGCACTATCCAAAGGGTTGCCAATTGAAAAGGAAGTACAGACTGTTCGCGATCATCTTGAAGACATTGACAAAGACTCACTAATACCTCTAGTTCTCTCTTCACTTCCTGAAGACACTAAAAAATATGGAACAGATACCCTGTCCCAATTGAATCACAAG TTTGATGCCATGAAGGGGACTCTGAGGCACTTCAGTTTAATTCCACCTGGTGGCGGAGGGATATTGTCACATTCATTGGCTCAAGTGGCATCGTGGTTAAAG GTTAAGGAGGCTGATGAGTCGGGTGAAGGAGTCGAATCTCTCATAAACAGAGTCGACATTCTGTTAGCTCAAGGAAAACTGTGTGAAGCTGCAGACATTCTTGAGAAGGGGGTTAGAGGCAGCCAGGCGGCAGAAGTTGTGACCGACTGGGTCAGGCGAGCAAGAGAGAGAGCCATCACAGAGCAAGCTTTGACGGTTTTGCA
- the LOC131001387 gene encoding probable rhamnogalacturonate lyase B, translated as MVRGVSGFYSYAIFEHLENWPDLNIDESRIAFKLDDNMFNYMAISEQKQRVMPTSRDRDAGRVLAYKEAVVIRNSSDPSLNGEVDDKYQYSCDNKDNHVHGWIASSQHPHIGFWVITPSDEIRVGAPIKTDLTSHAGPIALAIFFSNHYMGPDFGVKLRGGEHWKKVLGPVFIYLNSDSATNHRTLWRDARNQMLRETKKWPYDFPSSEDFPNATQRGQIRGCLLLYDDYISTHLIPARSAYVGLAPPGDDGSFQDDSKGYQFWTRADKKGFFTIQHVRAGTYNLYAWVPGVIGDFKYEEDIVIIPGSKIEIGDIVYNPPRSGPTLWEIGVPDRTAFEFYVPDPAPHLINKLYINHTEKYRQYGLWDRYKDLYPNNDLIYTVEDSDYRKDWFFAHVTRKTSNNTYEPTTWQILFNLTNINNVGDYTLRIALASATMANIQIWINEPNTSKPHFSTGRIGRDNAIARHGIHGKYWVYGVDIAGSQLVEGKNTIYLKQATGKTPFAGVMYDYIRLEAPSQQDYY; from the exons ATGGTGCGCGGAGTTTCAGGGTTCTACTCGTATGCAATATTTGAACACTTGGAAAATTGGCCTGACCTCAACATAGACGAATCAAGAATCGCATTCAAGCTTGATGACAACAT GTTCAATTACATGGCAATTTCGGAGCAGAAGCAGAGGGTGATGCCTACAAGCAGGGACAGAGATGCAGGTAGGGTTCTTGCTTACAAAGAAGCAGTTGTGATAAGAAACAGCAGTGATCCCAGCCTGAATGGTGAGGTAGATGACAAGTATCAATACTCATGCGACAACAAGGACAACCACGTGCACGGATGGATCGCCTCCTCCCAGCATCCCCACATCGGATTTTGGGTCATAACGCCCAGCGATGAAATCCGAGTTGGTGCTCCCATCAAAACCGATCTTACTTCCCATGCTGGTCCAATTGCCTTAGCT ATTTTCTTCAGTAACCATTACATGGGACCGGATTTTGGCGTGAAATTACGCGGCGGAGAGCATTGGAAGAAGGTGTTGGGCCCCGTTTTCATATACCTCAACTCCGATTCAGCCACTAATCATCGCACTCTCTGGAGAGACGCAAGAAACCAG ATGTTGAGAGAGACAAAGAAATGGCCGTATGATTTCCCATCATCTGAGGACTTCCCTAATGCAACACAACGAGGACAAATCCGCGGCTGCTTGCTCCTCTACGACGACTATATTAGCACCCACCTTATCCCAGCAAGATCCGCATATGTCGGATTGGCTCCCCCTGGAGATGACGGATCTTTTCAAGATGATTCTAAG GGCTATCAATTTTGGACACGAGCTGATAAAAAAGGGTTCTTCACCATCCAACATGTTCGAGCAGGAACTTATAATTTGTACGCTTGGGTTCCGGGAGTAATAGGGGACTTTAAATATGAAGAGGATATTGTCATAATTCCAG GTAGTAAGATTGAAATAGGTGATATTGTGTACAACCCTCCAAGAAGCGGGCCCACTCTATGGGAAATCGGTGTTCCTGATCGAACTGCTTTCGAGTTCTACGTTCCAGATCCTGCCCCTCACCTTATTAACAAGCTATACATTAACCACACTGAAAA GTACAGACAGTACGGCTTATGGGACAGATACAAAGATCTTTATCCTAACAATGATCTGATTTATACTGTCGAGGATAGTGATTATAGAAAAGACTGGTTTTTTGCCCATGTTACAAG GAAAACAAGCAACAATACATATGAACCTACAACATGGCAGATTTTATTTAACCTGACAAATATTAATAATGTTGGAGACTATACGCTCAGGATTGCCCTAGCATCTGCTACCATGGCAAATATACAG ATATGGATCAACGAGCCGAATACAAGCAAGCCCCATTTCTCAACGGGGCGAATAGGCAGAGACAACGCAATAGCAAGACATGGGATTCATGGAAAGTATTGGGTGTACGGTGTGGATATAGCAGGATCTCAACTTGTGGAAGGGAAAAACACCATCTATCTTAAGCAAGCAACGGGCAAAACTCCTTTTGCTGGAGTTATGTACGATTATATTAGACTGGAAGCGCCCTCTCAACAAGACTATTATTAG
- the LOC130998120 gene encoding uncharacterized protein LOC130998120 has product MARMKDLSSFERAAIIEFLLEGSRNRKPSRGKITAAVQRWSCCRRTISRTWAAAKERRANGEVMSSVSKKTMRPRRKLVTLDLQLIASLDLSKRSTIRKLACGVKCSKSTVGRWAKSGLIRAHSNAIKPDLTAPNKLLRLRFSLEALEYDRIMRSLTFKSMHNTVHIDEKWFYITKSAQRFYLTPEEIEPHRTCKNKKFITKVMFMCAVCRPVFGANGECLFDEKIGIFPFTELVPAKRNSKNRAAGTMEWKPIQSITKQVVKDCLIYQIIPAIKAKWPANASKTIFIQQDNARPHIQDSDPDFRAVASADGFDIHLVHQPPNSPDTNINDLGWFRAIQSLQTESMSTNVDGLVNAVINSFNELSPTTLNKVFLSLQSCMVEILKVKGRNNYKIPHLGNDALIRQDMLPLNLQVPSELVRECISYLIDNGALSISDTLMQNLGVNAGCTDEVELMVHQLQIQSTEVM; this is encoded by the exons ATGGCTAGAATGAAGGATCTTTCATCCTTTGAGCGGGCTGCCATCATCGAGTTTTTGCTTGAAGGAAGCCGAAATAGGAAGCCATCTCGAGGCAAGATTACTGCTGCTGTTCAAAGATGGAGCTGCTGCCGGCGGACGATCAGTCGTACTTGGGCAGCTGCAAAAGAACGAAGAGCAAATGGTGAGGTAATGAGTTCGGTGAGTAAGAAAACAATGAGACCAAGGAGAAAACTTGTAACTCTGGATTTACAGTTAATTGCTAGCCTAGATTTGTCAAAAAGATCAACAATTAGAAAGCTTGCATGTGGGGTTAAATGCAGTAAAAGCACAGTGGGTAGATGGGCAAAATCTGGACTGATCAGGGCTCATTCGAATGCAATAAAACCTGATCTCACAGCTCCAAACAAGTTACTTAGGCTACGGTTTTCcttagaagctctagaatatgaTAGGATTATGAGGAGTTTGACATTTAAAAGCATGCACAACACAGTCCACattgatgagaaatggttctACATCACAAAAAGTGCACAAAGGTTCTACTTAACTCCTGAGGAGATAGAACCTCATAGGACATGCAAGAACAAGAAATTCATCACCAAGGTGATGTTCATGTGTGCTGTATGTAGGCCAGTGTTTGGGGCTAATGGTGAGTGCTTGTTTGATGaaaaaattggaatttttcCATTCACTGAACTTGTTCCAGCAAAAAGGAACAGTAAGAACAGGGCTGCAGGCACTATGGAGTGGAAGCCAATTCAAAGCATCACCAAACAAGTGGTGAAAGACTGCCTGATATACCAG ATAATTCCTGCTATTAAAGCAAAGTGGCCAGCCAATGCAAGCAAAACCATCTTTATTCAGCAAGATAATGCTAGGcctcacattcaagactcagaCCCTGATTTCAGGGCTGTTGCTTCAGCTGATGGCTTTGATATTCACTTGGTGCATCAACCACCAAACTCCCCAGACACAAACATTAATGATTTGGGGTGGTTTAGGGCAATACAAAGCCTCCAAACTGAATCCATGTCTACAAATGTGGATGGCCTAGTGAATGCAGTGATTAATTCATTCAATGAGTTAAGCCCAACTACTTTAAACAAAGTTTTCTTAAGCTTGCAAAGCTGTATGGTGGAAATTCTGAAAGTGAAGGGGAGGAATAACTATAAGATCCCTCATTTAGGGAATGATGCTTTGATTAGGCAGGATATGCTACCCTTGAATCTACAAGTTCCAAGTGAACTTGTAAGGGAGTGCATATCCTACCTAATTGACAATGGAGCATTGTCAATTAGTGATACACTAATGCAGAATTTGGGAGTTAATGCAGGTTGCACAGATGAGGTTGAGTTGATGGTGCATCAActtcaaattcaatcaactgaAGTTATGTGA
- the LOC131001389 gene encoding uncharacterized protein LOC131001389 isoform X1, translating into MGPNKQQKQRRFKKDNHRQHAHGPSHQLDRDADDGSLPTDPAAAEEEQEQKVPAIQLAMWDFGQCDAKRCTGRKLARFGFLKEMRVGTGFGGIALSPVGTQCVSQEDLELIKRRGLAVVDCSWARLNDVPFTKLRCAAPRLLPWLVAANPVNYGRPCELSCVEALAAALIICGEEETGNLLLSKFKWGHAFLSLNRELLKAYSECKNGADMIAVQNDWLSQQNSRPSDEHLTKGQGERSGSNKDEDGSSSGSEDGLPPLERNMNHLYLEESDEESE; encoded by the exons ATGGGTCCTAACAAGCAGCAGAAACAGCGGCGATTCAAGAAAGACAACCACCGCCAACACGCCCACGGTCCGTCTCATCAGCTCGACAG GGATGCAGATGATGGGTCTTTGCCGACTGATCCAG CAGCAGCTGAAGAGGAACAGGAGCAAAAAGTTCCTGCCATTCAGCTCGCCATGTGG gattTTGGGCAGTGCGATGCAAAGAGGTGCACTGGACGCAAGCTTGCAAGATTTGGATTTTTGAAAGAAA TGCGGGTTGGTACTGGATTTGGAGGAATTGCTTTGAG TCCGGTTGGAACACAATGCGTCTCCCAAGAGGATCTTGAATTAATAAAAAGGCGAGGCTTAGCTGTTGTTGATTGCTCGTGGGCACGCCTAAATGATGTGCCTTTCACCAAGCTGCGTTGTGCTGCTCCTCGTCTTT TACCTTGGTTGGTAGCAGCAAATCCAGTAAATTATGGCCGACCTTGTGAGCTTTCATGCGTTGAGGCACTAGCTGCAGCTTTGATAATATG CGgagaagaagaaactggaaaTCTATTGCTCAGCAAATTCAAATGGGGTCACGCGTTCTTGTCTCTGAACAG AGAACTTCTCAAGGCATATTCTGAATGCAAGAACGGCGCTGACATGATTGCTGTCCAAAACGATTGGCTTTCGCAGCAAAACTCACGACCTTCAGACGAACACCTAACTAAAGGACAAG GAGAACGTTCTGGATCTAATAAGGACGAGGATGGGTCGTCCAGTGGCTCCGAGGACGGGCTTCCCCCGCTTGAAAGGAACATGAATCACTTGTACTTAGAGGAAAGTGATGAGGAAAGCGAGTGA
- the LOC131001389 gene encoding uncharacterized protein LOC131001389 isoform X2 gives MGPNKQQKQRRFKKDNHRQHAHGPSHQLDRDADDGSLPTDPAAEEEQEQKVPAIQLAMWDFGQCDAKRCTGRKLARFGFLKEMRVGTGFGGIALSPVGTQCVSQEDLELIKRRGLAVVDCSWARLNDVPFTKLRCAAPRLLPWLVAANPVNYGRPCELSCVEALAAALIICGEEETGNLLLSKFKWGHAFLSLNRELLKAYSECKNGADMIAVQNDWLSQQNSRPSDEHLTKGQGERSGSNKDEDGSSSGSEDGLPPLERNMNHLYLEESDEESE, from the exons ATGGGTCCTAACAAGCAGCAGAAACAGCGGCGATTCAAGAAAGACAACCACCGCCAACACGCCCACGGTCCGTCTCATCAGCTCGACAG GGATGCAGATGATGGGTCTTTGCCGACTGATCCAG CAGCTGAAGAGGAACAGGAGCAAAAAGTTCCTGCCATTCAGCTCGCCATGTGG gattTTGGGCAGTGCGATGCAAAGAGGTGCACTGGACGCAAGCTTGCAAGATTTGGATTTTTGAAAGAAA TGCGGGTTGGTACTGGATTTGGAGGAATTGCTTTGAG TCCGGTTGGAACACAATGCGTCTCCCAAGAGGATCTTGAATTAATAAAAAGGCGAGGCTTAGCTGTTGTTGATTGCTCGTGGGCACGCCTAAATGATGTGCCTTTCACCAAGCTGCGTTGTGCTGCTCCTCGTCTTT TACCTTGGTTGGTAGCAGCAAATCCAGTAAATTATGGCCGACCTTGTGAGCTTTCATGCGTTGAGGCACTAGCTGCAGCTTTGATAATATG CGgagaagaagaaactggaaaTCTATTGCTCAGCAAATTCAAATGGGGTCACGCGTTCTTGTCTCTGAACAG AGAACTTCTCAAGGCATATTCTGAATGCAAGAACGGCGCTGACATGATTGCTGTCCAAAACGATTGGCTTTCGCAGCAAAACTCACGACCTTCAGACGAACACCTAACTAAAGGACAAG GAGAACGTTCTGGATCTAATAAGGACGAGGATGGGTCGTCCAGTGGCTCCGAGGACGGGCTTCCCCCGCTTGAAAGGAACATGAATCACTTGTACTTAGAGGAAAGTGATGAGGAAAGCGAGTGA
- the LOC131001390 gene encoding MICOS complex subunit MIC60, mitochondrial-like isoform X1 — MLRRSLLQLASRSSLSRLPLRATTQIPSYLSSRRAFSVSQKNGPKKLDPGSNVPEPQSRVPKILAGGLALGSVLLAAYYYGALDEYIGRQKESIREYTNAGIGDKATEAFPGQKGTYNQPSGFSTIISGSSSGQSGESSTLVDHAKQDTETHADSIKTEEDKSFQEKVATVQTPVNVDHVERRDIPSVPQSSFSSDDETGKPAEESFDLKGGGLGADEPQHKAIETTTTVTSAENTFPDTEIKSVQREPTTTDNIQEVVQGDILQKSDSLLGDYLLSDNSEEFASSSSNNHKDTSSTAEDARGGGYITNDGKLIIDFLQAIHAAEERQAEMDARSFTEEKRAMKEKYEKELKDARVRELMYAEREAILDKELTKERVKAAVALKSLQEKLEEQLKTELEQKEMEMEQRLKEMQDMAKAELAAAIASEKASQIEKMAEANLHINALCMAFYARSEEARQSHSAHKLALGALALEDALSKGLPIEKEVQTVRDHLEDIDKDSLIPLVLSSLPEDTKKYGTDTLSQLNHKFDAMKGTLRHFSLIPPGGGGILSHSLAQVASWLKVKEADESGEGVESLINRVDILLAQGKLCEAADILEKGVRGSQAAEVVTDWVRRARERAITEQALTVLQSYATSISLT, encoded by the exons ATGTTACGCAG GTCACTTCTACAGCTCGCATCTCGTAGTTCACTCAGTAGGCTTCCATTGCGAGCTACAACTCAG ATACCTTCATATCTTTCTTCCAGAAGGGCATTTTCTGTTTCTCAGAAAAATGGACCAAAAAAGCTTGATCCAGGAAGCAACGTCCCTGAACCTCAGAGTCGTGTACCAAAGATTCTCGCTGGAGGCCTTGCATTGGGTTCTGTTCTCCTGGCTGCGTACTATTATGGTGCTCTTGATGAGTATATTGGGAGGCAGAAGGAAAGCATCAGGGAATACACCAATGCTGGGATTGGTGATAAGGCTACAGAGGCATTTCCAGGACAAAAAGGCACATACAATCAACCTAGTGGATTTAGTACCATAATTTCTGGGAGCAGCTCAGGGCAATCAGGTGAATCAAGTACCCTTGTAGACCATGCCAAGCAAGATACTGAAACACATGCAGACTCGATTAAAACTGAAGAAGATAAAAGTTTTCAAGAAAAAGTTGCTACTGTTCAGACACCAGTGAATGTCGATCACGTTGAACGGAGAGATATTCCTAGTGTTCCTCAGAGCAGCTTTTCATCTGATGATGAAACTGGTAAACCAGCTGAAGAAAGTTTTGATCTGAAGGGCGGGGGGTTGGGAGCTGATGAGCCACAGCACAAGGCAATTGAGACCACAACCACTGTTACTTCAGCTGAAAATACTTTTCCTGACACTGAAATAAAGTCTGTACAAAGAGAGCCAACCACAACCGACAACATACAAGAG GTTGTCCAGGGCGATATATTGCAAAAATCTGATTCCCTCCTCGGCGATTATCTTTTAAGTGACAATTCTGAAGAATTTGCTTCATCTTCATCCAACAATCATAAG GATACTAGCTCCACAGCAGAAGATGCCCGCGGTGGTGGTTACATAACAAATGATGGAAAACTGATTATTGACTTCTTGCAAGCCATACATGCTGCTGAGGAAAGACAAGCAGAGATGGATGCTCGTTCTTTCACAGAAGAGAAGAGAGCTATGAAG GAGAAATATGAAAAGGAACTTAAGGATGCAAGGGTCAGGGAACTCATGTATGCTGAGAGGGAAGCCATTTTGGATAAG GAATTAACAAAAGAACGAGTTAAAGCAGCTGTTGCTCTCAAATCACTTCAAGAAAAATTAGAAGAACAGCTCAAAACAGAACTCGAGCAGAAG GAAatggaaatggaacaaagactCAAGGAAATGCAAGATATGGCTAAAGCTGAACTGGCTGCGGCAATTGCAAGTGAGAAGGCTTCCCAGATTGAGAAAATGGCTGAAGCCAATCTTCAT ATAAATGCTTTGTGCATGGCATTTTATGCACGCTCTGAAGAAGCTCGCCAGAGTCATTCTGCGCACAAGCTTGCTCTG GGTGCATTGGCATTGGAGGATGCACTATCCAAAGGGTTGCCAATTGAAAAGGAAGTACAGACTGTTCGCGATCATCTTGAAGACATTGACAAAGACTCACTAATACCTCTAGTTCTCTCTTCACTTCCTGAAGACACTAAAAAATATGGAACAGATACCCTGTCCCAATTGAATCACAAG TTTGATGCCATGAAGGGGACTCTGAGGCACTTCAGTTTAATTCCACCTGGTGGCGGAGGGATATTGTCACATTCATTGGCTCAAGTGGCATCGTGGTTAAAG GTTAAGGAGGCTGATGAGTCGGGTGAAGGAGTCGAATCTCTCATAAACAGAGTCGACATTCTGTTAGCTCAAGGAAAACTGTGTGAAGCTGCAGACATTCTTGAGAAGGGGGTTAGAGGCAGCCAGGCGGCAGAAGTTGTGACCGACTGGGTCAGGCGAGCAAGAGAGAGAGCCATCACAGAGCAAGCTTTGACGGTTTTGCA
- the LOC131001388 gene encoding 60S ribosomal protein L30-like yields the protein MVTAKKTKKTHESINNRLALVMKSGKYTLGYKTVLKTLRSSKGKLILISNNCPPLRKSEIEYYAMLAKIGVHHYNGNNVDLGTACGKYFRVSCLSIVDPGDSDIIKSLPSEH from the exons ATGGTGACCGCGAAGAAGACT AAGAAGACTCATGAGAGCATCAACAACAGATTGGCTCTGGTGATGAAGAGCGGGAAATACACGCTTGGTTACAAGACCGTGCTCAAAACTCTCCGCAGCTCCAAAG GTAAATTGATACTGATCTCGAACAACTGCCCGCCGTTGAGGAAATCGGAGATTGAGTATTATGCCATGCTCGCCAAAATTGGAGTTCACCACTACAATGGAA ATAATGTCGATTTGGGCACAGCTTGTGGAAAATACTTCCGCGTTTCATGCCTCAGCATTGTTGATCCAG GTGACTCGGACATCATCAAGTCGTTACCCAGTGAACATTGA